Within the Taeniopygia guttata chromosome 1, bTaeGut7.mat, whole genome shotgun sequence genome, the region TACAGGAAATATAAGTGTCTCATTAAATGTTTCCACTAAAATCTTGAGTAAGTTCCCACTGCTAAATGATTTAGTTCAGCCACACACTTCAAACTTAAATATCAACACAGAAGAGGTAAACAGATGCCAAATGATAATTCAGCTGAGGGTACATCCTGGATATTCCCTACCACACTCTACTGCCAAAAATGGGAACATTCCTTGCTTGTATTGATGCATTACAGCATCTGAGGAAGGAGATTATCCTCATTTGGAAAAATACACCTGTTTTGAggagcaagcaaaaaaaaatacatgagaTGCTGTCCTGGAGAACTAGGACTCCAACAAACATTGACTCTAAACTCAGGCATGAACATCTCTGTCCAAGCTTCTGTTTCTGTTGTAGTCTGGGGGCTGACACGCAGCTCTTCAGTCTTCATATCCCCTCTTTTTTAAGTCAAGTCAGCAACTGTAAAATTTACTGGATGCACAGCACAGGGAGTATGATTTTTCCATAAAATGGGTACAACACAAGCATTGTCAACACCAACATCTCCACAAATCGGACAAAGGGTCTTCACCTTCGGCAAAGGCAGACAGAAGCTCAGAGGTGATGGTCAGTGCAGAAGCTCTGGCTGCTTGGCTGAAGGTGGATATCCTCTCCTCAGGAGTATGGCAGAACAAAACCTGTACAGTCTGTATGTTTCCCCCTTCTCCAAAACACACAGTAATGATTTAGATGCATAGTTTTAAAGCAGTTTTCATACAACAAGACAGGTAGTCACGACTTTACATCTACCTGCTGACTGACCACTGGTCATCTCAGTCTCTTGACAGTGGAACTCTTTCAGAGGACAACATCAGAAACAAAAGTATTCCAGAGAATTAATTATTTGGAAAGAGTTCTCACTGGTAAGTAAGTGATGTACATCACATTTTTATATATCCCTGATAAGTTTCATGGTTTTCCCACTATTAAAAAGCTTCACAGAAATTCAGTTAACTCTGTTTGCAACAGTCCATTATCCTCAGGCTTAGACACTTTTGCCTTGATGAGGTTTCTGGGCTCCTTTAAACAGTAAACAGTTATGCTGcacttaaaaaatgaaaatgccatacaaaaaattaaaatttttcaaatCTTGAAAATAGTGATTGTTCTTTGTATTTTCCATTCAGCTTTCAGGTCAAATTGACCACAAAATTCTTGTCTATAAGCTTCTTCAAAAATTTCTGCTCAGCGGTGATGTTGTGGTATTCATTCTAAAGAGATGTGAGggaataataaaattaattataaaatcaAATTATAACTAGCAGCATCACTTGGCTATTCCTTTCTATTACCTGTGATACTTGGAAGATGATAAGAACAGAAAAGGTCTGGGGAAAAGACTTCTTAGCAAAGGCTTAGCACAGTTTCCCAAGAAAACAGGATGCTCAAAACTAGATAAGATATTTCCATAAGGACACAACCAAAAAGGATGATCCTTTGGTGATAAGAACAGGTGAAATGTGGTCTCACAGAAATCCTCCCATTATTAACTTTCCCAACTCCTTGCCCTGCTTATTCAGAACAACAGCTGTGTAAGAATATTTACAGCACAAGCAGTAAGAAAATGAGTAATCCTCAAAGCTCAGAGCAGGCTCTTGAAAAGCACATCAGGCATTGTGTTCAGATGCATCCTGCCAATTAGGTTCAGCAAGCCCAAAGCAACACATCTTCTGTGCTGTATCCAGGTTCTGGATACATAGGAGACCACTAAGGTTAGTGGAGGGCAGCACAAGGTAAGTAAATTTACTTAAAGACACTGAATCctgtaaattaaaatgaatataaTATGTATACTGCATAAAAGATTATACAGATGTAGTATAGTATTTGCAATTTATTGTCACTAAAGAACTAAAAGGAACCTTTCTGTTTaatagtttgtttttttaagtttcaagAACTCAGGAAACTTATGGATGTCTATTCAACTAATTATCAGCCTTACTTAAACTTAGTATATGTTGCAGAAAAGCACCTGCAGAAAGGAGACTCCAAAGGAAGGCAAGTTCAGTGTCACAGGAAAATTATCTCAGAATAGCAGGCATCTAGGAGTTCTGAGAAAAACATGAAAGGCTCCTATGGGCATTGTCTCTACCCTTCCTCTTCAGCAaatggaagaggaggaaaatggtACTCATATGCTTGGGGCAAATGGCAAATAAAACTTCACACTGCAGTGAAGGGCTAAGACGGGGTTGCTTGAAATGCAGAGATGAAGACAAGTGAATAAAAGAGCAGAgacataaaagaaaacagaggcaTGGCCTTagcaaagcagcagggaagagaaggcattcctgatgttttccaggctcctgctgctccctctcctgCCGAGTTGTGCCTTCCCTCTCCTAGAAGCAGTTCCTTCTCTTCCTACCCTCCTCCaagagctgcttttcttttctactTTGAGTTTCCAAAATTCAGTTCTTTTCCTATGCAAGACATATACAAGTTCATAGGTCCTAACTCCTTCCATTCCCCTTTActcttctttctgccttttaagGAGTCTGACAGCTATGACATACAGTACAGTAGGAAAAGTAAAAAGAGAACATGAAGAGAAACAACACTGCTCATGTGCTCACGGTGCTGACAAAGACATCTCTAGGACAAGAGCTGTGCAGCCTAAGGAAAACACcagcaaagcagagcacaaCACACAAATGGACAACTCATGCAGACACTGCAGAATATGGTACAGCACAAGGGACAAAGATCAGTATCTACATCTTTCAGAAACAACAGCAGACAGGAAGAGATTCAAGCAACATTAACTCACAAGCAGCTGAACCAGGAGAAGGTGGGAGACCCTTCTGACCTGCAGTCCACACTTCTATCTATATTGAAATGCCTTCCCCAGTGACCAGCTCTATTTCTCTCAGCACAAACAAGTGTTACTCACCTGCATCATCTGAGACATGGTTTCATTGCCATAGTAGTGCAAAGAGCTATTTCTGTCAGTGAAGTCGTACTTGAAGCCTGCCAGGTGGACTTCATGGCATATGTGAAATGCCAGTGTAATGGCAATTAGCCCCGTTGTTGGATGCTTGGGTTTCTGcaacaaaacacaaagagaacacacacatacataccTGGCAGCTTTCAGAACAGAGACAAGGGAAATTAGGCAGCCTAAGTCTTCTATAGATGTTTGGTTTCACAGGTTGATCCCCTCCTGTCTCTAAAGGAATAAGTTACTGCTCCCACAGGTTTCCCATGACTGGGGCGTCTGTCATATCAGCCTTCCCTGGAATTCCTTGGTTTTTAGTGAGAGCTGAGCCTACAGTGTAGCCCTTCCCTCCACAGAGGTATCAGGAAGGTCtccccactgctctgctcagctaCTTTCATAAAACTGGGCAGGCTTCACTATACTGGAAAACAATTTACAATTCCCTCAAATTTTATTGAATTATGAGATGTGTTCAGAAGTTGCTAGATGATGGAAACCCACATGAAAAGAACATGATGTGCCCAAATTTTCATAgcaacaaactaaaaaaaacatGAAGGCTGTGGCTACACAAATTTGACTGAATATGCACTTCTTCAAAGCAGGGAAATTCCAAAAGAACTTTGCTTTAGACCTTTTCCTGCTAACCCAATTAGAAGAAACGaaattgtaaataaaattatttcttcctaCAATAAATTCAGAAGTAAATGCAATGTAAAATGAAGAGCATGTCATAAACAGCTTGTAATTGTGCAAAATTAAGAGCATCTAACCAAAAGGTAGCTTTTTACCTAACCAAAAGGTAGCTTTTCTCACAAAAGCACAGAAGAACTCCATGCAACTTCTGCCCTATCTTGTGTTCAGATACATGAGTTCCTTAGTAGCAGCAGAGGCTAATATGATCTGGGGAAGTAAATGAGACAAGTTTTTTTAGAGAGAGATGAACTCATTCATTCAACCAAGATGAAGCTAAAGTAAAAAGGTGTCCCTAGAAATGGACAAAACTTTCAGGCAACAGTATCCTTCTCAGCTAAAGGAATAGTTTTCTCAGAGACCAAATAACCTATTGTACGCTCTTGGTAGCTGCAGTCAAACCTCAAACTCAGCTCAAAAtcatgggcttttttttttgaactcTGACCCCAAGGCTcagtttttttctctgaaaaagaaGCAGACAAACCAGAACTAGACAACTCTGTGCATAGAAAAGGCAGATGCACTCAATGTATTTCTTTGTGCCAACACAAAAAATCCCTAAGAAGAAGTTACTATTCTCAGCTCTTTCAAGCATAACTGaaatcacagaaaagaattaTTGCCTTTTAGGGAAAATTTTTTGGTAACTTTATGCAACTCTTGAAGTATTCCAGAAATAGCATCTGCTTAAAATGTGCAGTATGCCCAGGGTTCCTGCCAGTTAGCAAAATAACTTTCTGCCCTAGGGGCCCAACATCATAAACTTAGTGGTGACTCTGTTGCAACATCCATACTAAATAGGACCCCAATACTATAGCAGGAATGCTACCTGTCAGGATTAGTGCTATTTGGAAATACCACGAATACCACAGGTTGTAACTAGCTCTGTTCACCTGTAACTATCATAAAATTCACctcaaaaaatataatttaaaagcaaCTACTTTTAAAATGTACTATCATGCAATATCCAGATATCCTTCACCTGTAATTAAGTATTTTCAGCCTGTTTAATGAGAATAGGCACAGCCCTGAAACGACTCCACTACACTTTCTGAGTTTAGTGGTGCTGAGGCAACACATCCAATTTTATTCCTGGCTCTACTAACTATCAGAAATGCTTGCTGGCTGTACAGTAATGTGCTCACTGGGAACGTGAGACTGGTTTAATGGaaaggcagggacagcagggaatGCAACAGTGGTTGCTGGCATGTCCTGCAGGCAGAGGGGGCTGAAGCATAGGACagtgaaggcagcagcagccctcccAGGGACAAGCAGTGCTACAGAGGGCCCCGGTATGAGACCTTCGCACCCACAGAGCCCCTGGTGTGACCTGCAGCTTAaccaagctgtgccagggccactGCAAATGTGCAGGATCCCAGCCACAagacaggaggaaaagggaggaaggaTTTGTTTGAGATTGATCACTGCTGCACAGGCCTGAGGAACTGCAAAACCCCTGGCATGCAATAGTAGGATATATATGGAGGTAGCAGAAGGGGACTCCAGGCATGGTGACACTAACCTAGCTCTGTGCAGGGGCACTcaaaggcaggagaggagcaaAAGGTGACCAAGTGGCCTGTGCCACTGTATCAGTTGACACCATGCACATCTCTCTGAGTCACTGACAGCACTGCTTTTAACATCTACTCCCACTGAGAGGGGAGCCCCAGAAGAGTCAGGAGGGACTTCTGGACCCATGGAGGCCATGCATGTTCTGTGGCCATTTAGGAGATTCGTCAGGCATCCAATTTCTATGCTGCTTTCTTGCCACCCTTGGCTGAAAACCTGAAATAGCAGAGGCCCAAGCAAGCACATACCAAAATGACTATTCCAGTTTGAGATTTagtaagggagaaaaaaggcaCTATTAGgctcagaaaacagaaagaaattttagaaaGAGGTACAGAACCTAACCCCATACCACCCCCTTAAATATTAGAAAGagtaaaccagaaaaaaaatagtggcAGATACTCCATAGTGACAGCCTGTTGACATTTCCACATGTGTCACTTGGGTGGTGTTGGTGAAGTGGGGATGTGTCCCCATGTTAACTGCCTCTGTGCAAAACAGCACAGGCTGATCCTAACTGTGCAAGGGAGGTTCCCAGCTTGAAGCTTTACCTTTcgtaaaaaatatttttctgtaaagaactgacaattaaaatgtatttttatgccCAAATTGCTGGTTAGCTCATTACAATGCTTGGCATCAAATCAGTAAGCACAACCATGCCACCACACATTCATCATTAGCACAGGGCTGGAATATCTTCTGTGTTCCCTAGTccgtccccagccccaggaggatGAAACTGCAGAGAGCTAGAATTACCAGTTTGCTGGGGCTTGGAAGGgaggttttggtgttttggtttttggtggaGGTTTcattgtttgtttggggtttttttgtctgtttgttattttgtgtgcctttttttttttttttttttttttaggaaaaacacCCAATATTCAGTAGTTCCAGACTCCCTATTATTTCTAGAAGCACTTTGAATCTGTCATGCTGCACTACCTGCCTGTCTTCCCCAGTTTTGTGAAAGGCATTTTGTCCGTCTAGAAAGCAGTCTTATTTCATACCAATTACAGAACCCATAAAAAGGTACTTTTGGCACATAAGGCTAGGCACTCTTTCTGGGCTCCATTTTCCCATCTTTTTAAACCACCATCTAAATGGCACACTAATGCAAACCTAAAATGTTTTCTACATTACAGTCCACCATAATGAAGATAAAATTGCCTCTAAATACACATTTGGTTGCACAGAACTAgaagagacaaaagaaaaagcgCACCTCCTTCTTAGGAAACCTTGTTGGGAAATGAAGCCACTCATAGGCAGTTTTCCTGGTGATGCTGGGATCAAGAATCCTGATTTGACTTGATTTGTAGATCATATTCAGAGCTGGTTTCTTCCAAAAGCCCTTCGCGCTCTGTGACAGACAagtaaatacacatttttaacaACTGAAAATAGTTGAATTTTTGTAGCAACTCTAACCAGTATAAACTCCAAGAGCATGAGGttaaagaagaagaagaagagtgCTTAATCTCCCTAAGTTTCAAAACACCTGCTCCTGCAACAGGAaacccactgctgcagctgtgtccAGCTGGCTGGAAAACAGCTTTGCAGAATGGTCCCTGCTGGACAACACGTACCAACAATATGCCCCAGAGACCACAAATGCTCACTGTGTGCTGGCCATCTTAGTAAGAGCACAGACATTCTCAACTGCTTTGCACTGTGTCCTTTCTGAAGTCCCAAAAATGCTGTGTTGGGCTCCCCTCTGTGCAGGAGAGTGTCAAACAGCAGAAGGTCACTACAACAGCCAATGGGCCAGAGCTCACAGCAAACAAAAAGGGTCTGAGCAGGCTGGGTTTGTTCAGTCCATCTTCAACTATCTGGAAGGGGTTAACAAAGATGAGATCACACTCTTCTCAGAGGCACACAATGAAAGGATGAGGAGAAATTTTCTCCTGCAATTGTGCTGAAGTACTAAAACAGTGTAGAAATATCCTTGGAAATACTCTAAATTTACTCAGACAGTGCCCTGAGAACCCAGTATGTCTTTGAACCTGCCCTTAATGAAAAgtactaaaaaatattttggactTAAGACCGCTTGAGAGAGGTCACTTTTAACATTATTCTGCAATTCCTGCAAGTGCACAGGGTAAAATAACCTGTGAAATGTCTGCAGCACGCATGTTAAAATATCAAACAATACTAGAGAGaggataaaaatatatttcccaaAAGTAAACTGCTTTGTGGTGAGGAACTAATCAAATATGTGCATTAGAAAGAAGACAAAGTATTTATGGAAGAGGGATATTAAATAAACTGACTACAAGGAGATCCAGAACTCCTCTCAGCTGGGAGGTCTACAGTTAAAATCAAATGTGTATTTCACAGGAGAGATGTGTGGCAAGATGAGCCAAGGCACATGAATAATTGAACTCACTATTTTCTGACCACCAAGTATCTCCCAAAGCCACTTCAAGTCCCGTGGTTTGAAGACGATGAGAACAACAGTGGTATTGGGGTCGTAGTGAATGGGATCTGAGAAGATAGATTCTGGGTAAGAAAGGCGGAAAGTCGTCCTCCTCCCAACATCCTCTTCGTATCCTATCACAGGGCCATTATTCATTCTGCAGaggacagaggcacagagaCATCAGTGACTGCCCTACCTGTGTTCCTACTGTGCAGTGGCTGCCACACTTGTTATTACTCTGCAGGACACCCACTGGGTCTGGGTACAGGAAAGTTCAGCAGCCCAGCATTTACGTATCATGTTACACAGCAGAGGAGCCATTATCAGGTGCACTCACCCGCTAAACTCCGAGGGATCAAGCACACATGGGAATGTTTCCAAGGTGGTTTAGAATATAGTCACACAATTGCTTATCGTGTGTCACTTGACAGAAAGCAAATCTTCTCATTTGGctccaacacacacacacacacattagAGAAGGCCAGAGACAGTACTTGGCCTTGGAGAATTACCCTCTGCTCTGTGTACACAAAATGAAAAGGAGATAGCATTTACCTTATTATGACATCATATGAGTCAATTTTCTCCCCTAATGTCTTATTTCGAAGAACTCCTCCATTACCGACCACAACGCACCGTCGACAGGGAATGCTGTGAACAAAGAGAAGTTTTGATATTTGTGACTTCCCTTACTTCATAGTATTTATGATACTTCTGCATGTTAACTGGCTTATTTTCTATGTGAGGTCCTGTATCTTTTGCAGCCCTTGGCCCCTACAAAACAGATTCAATCCTGTATCATGTACTAcagctgcttaaaaaaaaaaaaagaaacaaagcactATTTCAGGAACTGACAAAGTCAGTAACTGGCTTCTCTCTTGGGAGACTGTTTTTACACTTCTCCTTTTTCTAGAGGTCTGCTGCTTCAGATCATCTAACCAGTTCATGATATGGGTGCCATTTGATCAATTATTTGCCCCAGTCCTTCAAACTTATACCAGTCTGGAAAAGCTAACTCAACATTAAGGTGCTTCTGCAGTATTATACAACTCCACATCTCCAACAGAAgctaaaagcagcaaaatttaTGTTCACAAATCACCTTAGAGGCCTATGAACTGTAAATGTGAAAATCTTAGCCCAATGACACATGACAGCTTTACTTAAAAGGTGCTGTCAAAACATGTTTACACAAATGATGTGTGTACTGTCATAATGTAACAAGATTGGTTCCTTGCTTAAAGGTTGCGTTCTCCTATCAGATTCAAATGAGACAGCATTACCAGGCCTATAAAATACCATGTGctaaaaaataagattttacaCTACATCAAATCAAAAGAGAAAGTTTGAATTTACAATACATTCAGAGATAAAAAGCATGCAAAATAGGTATTATGGAGATGTTAAACTTATGAAAGTTAATTCTAAGGGTAAGATTTTCAAAGTTGTCACAGGTTTTTCAGTACATATTTAGCTTTTACCATCTTGTTTCAATGCTAGCAAAACTTGctaaaaaaaggaggggaacTCACAAACAGGCTTGCTGTTTTTTTTACTCAGTATGTTTTGCCTTTTTAGGAAAGGTTTAAATCAAGTATGTAAGACTGCAAACTTATTTCAGAATAAGCACATAATTTCTTGTTGTTGTAAAAATGCCTATTTGTTTAGAGCAAAAGCCATTCAATTTAGTTGCAGCAAGAACAATGAGAAAATATGAATCACCTCACAGTAACACCCCATTCCTTTAGTTCTTTCTTCAAGTAATAAAAAGGCTCTATACCACTTTTTGCTCCAGGTTCAGGACACCAAAACTGTGTCTCAAAAAACACTACAACTTATATTGAATTCCCAGCATGGCACTTCATGCAGACTAATTAACTTCTTTCCCTTCAAACACTCCAATTCGTTTTTTCAGCTCAGAGTTACTATTCAACATCAATGAAAACAGCTGGTTCCAGCCAAGACTAAGCAACATCTCAATGGACAAAGCAGTTCACTGAATTTCCTACAGAATTAACAACATCTGCAAAGATAGCTgcctttaaatatatatatgtatatgcataAACACACAcgcatacatacatacatatatatatatacatatataaataaaaccagTGCTCTAAATGCGGCTTTCAGGGTTGGGTGACATGAAAAAAGCTGGCATACATTTCTCTCCTGTTTCCTGAATAGCTTAGTAGAAGGCATTAAATGACTTCCAGCTAATACCATAACTCATGTGACCAGGTATCTTGAAAATTAGAGGGATGAAAACCTGTTATACCATCCTGTCTGCAGTACACTTATTCCCACTACACACCTAAATCCCTTCCCTCTATACTCCTTTTGCCcattcattttccattttatttttctatctaGTTTAAAAGTATCTTAACAAAGCAGGCTGATGAACATATGCCTCTTACAATTTGCAGTAAGAATAAGAAAGCA harbors:
- the ST3GAL6 gene encoding type 2 lactosamine alpha-2,3-sialyltransferase isoform X5, translating into MLLCREHIHVRCKAAFNFWHWVFVRSQSGRITYQTSGGSECLSVMKRIILVFILAAAVMYGILHGNLWRNNFYWLPPTAVERRNALDTCLLKPAFESLLGVDKIYPFLCANDFIRVAEFQGSNKFELPYGIKRAEQFFRLALSRLQNCGLSSEEDSIPCRRCVVVGNGGVLRNKTLGEKIDSYDVIIRMNNGPVIGYEEDVGRRTTFRLSYPESIFSDPIHYDPNTTVVLIVFKPRDLKWLWEILGGQKISAKGFWKKPALNMIYKSSQIRILDPSITRKTAYEWLHFPTRFPKKEKPKHPTTGLIAITLAFHICHEVHLAGFKYDFTDRNSSLHYYGNETMSQMMQNEYHNITAEQKFLKKLIDKNFVVNLT
- the ST3GAL6 gene encoding type 2 lactosamine alpha-2,3-sialyltransferase isoform X4 → MKRIILVFILAAAVMYGILHGNLWRNNFYWLSFYGQTSPVRASPSYVTSGVTISYNQLPPTAVERRNALDTCLLKPAFESLLGVDKIYPFLCANDFIRVAEFQGSNKFELPYGIKRAEQFFRLALSRLQNCGLSSEEDSIPCRRCVVVGNGGVLRNKTLGEKIDSYDVIIRMNNGPVIGYEEDVGRRTTFRLSYPESIFSDPIHYDPNTTVVLIVFKPRDLKWLWEILGGQKISAKGFWKKPALNMIYKSSQIRILDPSITRKTAYEWLHFPTRFPKKEKPKHPTTGLIAITLAFHICHEVHLAGFKYDFTDRNSSLHYYGNETMSQMMQPAEFLDSITLQQRCFCILSATPLKMLHCQTDTALRYQTMHRTGRMTYVG
- the ST3GAL6 gene encoding type 2 lactosamine alpha-2,3-sialyltransferase isoform X6, whose amino-acid sequence is MLLCREHIHVRCKAAFNFWHWVFVRSQSGRITYQTSGGSECLSVMKRIILVFILAAAVMYGILHGNLWRNNFYWLSFYGQTSPVRASPSYVTSGVTISYNQLPPTAVERRNALDTCLLKPAFESLLGIPCRRCVVVGNGGVLRNKTLGEKIDSYDVIIRMNNGPVIGYEEDVGRRTTFRLSYPESIFSDPIHYDPNTTVVLIVFKPRDLKWLWEILGGQKISAKGFWKKPALNMIYKSSQIRILDPSITRKTAYEWLHFPTRFPKKEKPKHPTTGLIAITLAFHICHEVHLAGFKYDFTDRNSSLHYYGNETMSQMMQPAEFLDSITLQQRCFCILSATPLKMLHCQTDTALRYQTMHRTGRMTYVG
- the ST3GAL6 gene encoding type 2 lactosamine alpha-2,3-sialyltransferase isoform X9; the protein is MKRIILVFILAAAVMYGILHGNLWRNNFYWLSFYGQTSPVRASPSYVTSGVTISYNQLPPTAVERRNALDTCLLKPAFESLLGIPCRRCVVVGNGGVLRNKTLGEKIDSYDVIIRMNNGPVIGYEEDVGRRTTFRLSYPESIFSDPIHYDPNTTVVLIVFKPRDLKWLWEILGGQKISAKGFWKKPALNMIYKSSQIRILDPSITRKTAYEWLHFPTRFPKKEKPKHPTTGLIAITLAFHICHEVHLAGFKYDFTDRNSSLHYYGNETMSQMMQNEYHNITAEQKFLKKLIDKNFVVNLT
- the ST3GAL6 gene encoding type 2 lactosamine alpha-2,3-sialyltransferase isoform X8; its protein translation is MLLCREHIHVRCKAAFNFWHWVFVRSQSGRITYQTSGGSECLSVMKRIILVFILAAAVMYGILHGNLWRNNFYWLPPTAVERRNALDTCLLKPAFESLLGIPCRRCVVVGNGGVLRNKTLGEKIDSYDVIIRMNNGPVIGYEEDVGRRTTFRLSYPESIFSDPIHYDPNTTVVLIVFKPRDLKWLWEILGGQKISAKGFWKKPALNMIYKSSQIRILDPSITRKTAYEWLHFPTRFPKKEKPKHPTTGLIAITLAFHICHEVHLAGFKYDFTDRNSSLHYYGNETMSQMMQPAEFLDSITLQQRCFCILSATPLKMLHCQTDTALRYQTMHRTGRMTYVG
- the ST3GAL6 gene encoding type 2 lactosamine alpha-2,3-sialyltransferase isoform X10, with translation MKRIILVFILAAAVMYGILHGNLWRNNFYWLPPTAVERRNALDTCLLKPAFESLLGIPCRRCVVVGNGGVLRNKTLGEKIDSYDVIIRMNNGPVIGYEEDVGRRTTFRLSYPESIFSDPIHYDPNTTVVLIVFKPRDLKWLWEILGGQKISAKGFWKKPALNMIYKSSQIRILDPSITRKTAYEWLHFPTRFPKKEKPKHPTTGLIAITLAFHICHEVHLAGFKYDFTDRNSSLHYYGNETMSQMMQNEYHNITAEQKFLKKLIDKNFVVNLT
- the ST3GAL6 gene encoding type 2 lactosamine alpha-2,3-sialyltransferase isoform X7 — encoded protein: MKRIILVFILAAAVMYGILHGNLWRNNFYWLPPTAVERRNALDTCLLKPAFESLLGVDKIYPFLCANDFIRVAEFQGSNKFELPYGIKRAEQFFRLALSRLQNCGLSSEEDSIPCRRCVVVGNGGVLRNKTLGEKIDSYDVIIRMNNGPVIGYEEDVGRRTTFRLSYPESIFSDPIHYDPNTTVVLIVFKPRDLKWLWEILGGQKISAKGFWKKPALNMIYKSSQIRILDPSITRKTAYEWLHFPTRFPKKEKPKHPTTGLIAITLAFHICHEVHLAGFKYDFTDRNSSLHYYGNETMSQMMQPAEFLDSITLQQRCFCILSATPLKMLHCQTDTALRYQTMHRTGRMTYVG
- the ST3GAL6 gene encoding type 2 lactosamine alpha-2,3-sialyltransferase isoform X2, coding for MLLCREHIHVRCKAAFNFWHWVFVRSQSGRITYQTSGGSECLSVMKRIILVFILAAAVMYGILHGNLWRNNFYWLSFYGQTSPVRASPSYVTSGVTISYNQLPPTAVERRNALDTCLLKPAFESLLGVDKIYPFLCANDFIRVAEFQGSNKFELPYGIKRAEQFFRLALSRLQNCGLSSEEDSIPCRRCVVVGNGGVLRNKTLGEKIDSYDVIIRMNNGPVIGYEEDVGRRTTFRLSYPESIFSDPIHYDPNTTVVLIVFKPRDLKWLWEILGGQKISAKGFWKKPALNMIYKSSQIRILDPSITRKTAYEWLHFPTRFPKKEKPKHPTTGLIAITLAFHICHEVHLAGFKYDFTDRNSSLHYYGNETMSQMMQNEYHNITAEQKFLKKLIDKNFVVNLT